In uncultured Methanobrevibacter sp., the following proteins share a genomic window:
- a CDS encoding DUF4013 domain-containing protein yields the protein MILDIYKDALEYSAKDWTKLVILGVICIFSFLFIPLFLITGYNYRVINTAVHGVINGRDPLPEFDDIIAMFIDGVKVVAVQIAYLLVPFIIFVIFAIIASAIGDIASAVLMIVGCLITFIVFVIAELMMQMGICHMAFNEGAFSKAFALGELKEVIDEIGWFECIITYVGLIIITLVISFVVTSIIGIFFAAFGFSGAILGANPGGIFAIGFVINALVSMFIVGPYLSLFNSRSIGLLYTMQI from the coding sequence ATGATATTAGATATTTATAAAGATGCACTAGAATATTCAGCTAAAGACTGGACAAAACTAGTGATATTGGGAGTAATATGTATATTCAGTTTTCTGTTTATTCCACTTTTCTTAATTACAGGATATAATTATAGGGTGATTAACACAGCCGTTCATGGTGTTATCAATGGAAGGGATCCTTTGCCAGAATTTGATGATATAATAGCTATGTTCATCGATGGTGTAAAGGTAGTAGCAGTTCAAATAGCTTATTTACTTGTTCCGTTTATAATATTTGTAATATTCGCAATTATTGCAAGTGCAATAGGAGATATTGCATCAGCAGTATTAATGATTGTTGGATGTTTGATTACATTTATAGTTTTTGTGATTGCAGAGCTAATGATGCAAATGGGAATATGTCACATGGCATTTAATGAAGGAGCATTTTCAAAAGCATTTGCATTAGGTGAACTAAAAGAAGTGATTGATGAAATTGGATGGTTTGAATGCATTATAACCTATGTTGGATTGATAATCATTACCTTGGTCATTTCATTTGTTGTAACTTCAATTATTGGAATATTCTTTGCAGCATTCGGATTTTCCGGAGCGATTTTAGGTGCAAATCCGGGCGGTATATTTGCAATAGGTTTTGTTATTAATGCATTAGTATCAATGTTTATTGTAGGACCATATTTAAGCCTATTCAATTCAAGATCAATTGGATTGTTATACACAATGCAAATCTAG
- a CDS encoding helix-turn-helix transcriptional regulator, with translation MRTMIKYLRQELKMSQKELGDKVGVTRQTINALENGRYNPSLFLAYEITQVFNKMLFKGDREQYFVMEDIFIFDDDYF, from the coding sequence ATGAGAACCATGATTAAATATTTAAGACAGGAGCTCAAAATGAGCCAAAAAGAGCTTGGGGATAAAGTTGGCGTAACCCGACAAACCATTAATGCGCTGGAAAATGGTAGGTACAATCCATCTTTATTTTTGGCATACGAAATAACCCAGGTTTTTAATAAAATGTTATTCAAAGGAGATCGAGAACAATATTTCGTCATGGAAGATATTTTCATTTTCGATGATGATTACTTTTAG